One Lytechinus pictus isolate F3 Inbred chromosome 12, Lp3.0, whole genome shotgun sequence genomic region harbors:
- the LOC129272623 gene encoding uncharacterized protein LOC129272623: MRDCVKSFSNIKCTRLLGRTRPICTSSSNLQSDSSPPISRFPIPDRKTLPDDLQEVMDEVEEKGGFLPNVFKMLSYHPDSFRSFFKYYNVLMEDSGGNLTKADKEMIVVATSSVNNCMYCIVAHSALHRIYSKNQTLADEIVANEHMAALDSRQRAILDLALAVCKNEPITGEHFSNLEAHGLDQEDAFMVGSVAAFFAMSNRLAHLTSCRPNKEFHLLGRIPREKK; this comes from the exons ATGAGGGACTGTGTCAAAAGCTTTTCTAACATCAAG TGCACTCGGCTCTTAGGAAGGACTCGACCGATCTGCACATCGTCTTCTAACTTGCAAAGTGACAGCTCCCCTCCTATCAGTCGTTTCCCGATTCCAGATAGAAAGACCCTTCCTGATGATCTACAGGAAGTTATGGATGAAGTAGAGGAGAAG GGTGGATTTCTACCAAACGTCTTCAAGATGTTGTCCTACCACCCCGACTCCTTCCGCTCGTTCTTCAAGTATTACAATGTCTTGATGGAGGACAGCGGTGGCAACCTCACCAAGGCCGATAAAGAGATGATTGTGGTGGCAACGAGCTCCGTCAACAACTGCATGTACTGCATCGTTGCTCACAGTGCACTGCATAGAATTTACAGCAAGAATCAGACCTTGGCAGATGAG ATCGTTGCAAATGAGCACATGGCAGCCTTGGACTCCCGTCAGAGGGCCATCCTGGACCTGGCCTTGGCCGTCTGCAAGAACGAGCCCATCACCGGAGAACACTTCTCCAACCTTGAGGCCCATGGACTGGACCAGGAGGATGCCTTCATGGTAGGCAGCGTGGCCGCTTTCTTCGCCATGTCCAATCGCCTGGCCCACCTGACGAGCTGCAGACCCAACAAAGAGTTTCACCTGCTTGGACGGATTCCGAGGGAGAAGAAATAG